GTGACATGATGATGATGACGTTGTTCTTCATCGCTCAAACTGGATTCTTCATTCTACTCGGCTACATGAAGCTCACTGAAAGAATGTATATGTATGTATTTGCTGCATACCTGGTCTTTTTCTTTGTAGGCTTTACATACTTCACAACCTTCCTGCTCGAGCCGAGTTTCGGTAACCAGCACTAATAAAGAACCAGGCAGATATCATCTGCCTGGTTCTTTATTTTACCTATGCCCTGACAAAAGGGTTGCCGGTCTTCTCTTCACCGATCGTCGTTTCCGGACCATGTCCCGGATACACGGTCAGGTCATCATCAAGGGTGTAGAGCTTCTCCCTGATGCTGTTCAGCAGGGTGAGGTGATTCGCCTGATACAGGTCGGTCCGGCCGATGCCGCCATTGAACAGGACATCGCCGGAGACGATGAAATCTTCAAACAGGAAGCTCATGCTGCCGGGTGAATGCCCTGGTGTATGCAGCACCTGGAACTTGAAGCTGCCAATCCGGCGTTCCCCCTCTCCAATGATTTCTGGAGTTATGGAGGATTCGATGAGCTCGAGCCCCATATCCCTGTACTTTCCTGATCCATTCTTCGAGGCATCACCGAGCCAGTCCTGCTCTTCCCTGCCTATCCATACATCGACCCCGAAATGGGACGCGACCTCATCAAGTGCGCCGATATGATCGAAGTGTGCATGGGTCAGCAGTACTGCCTTCACCGTCTGCCCCTCTTCGACTGCACTGATGATTTCATCTGCGTCCCCTGACGGGTCGATGATCAGCACTTCATCTTCATGCTCTAGAATATAGCAGTTCGTCTCCAATGGTCCCAATGGTAATACTTTAATCTTCATGCTGGTCCCTCCTTAAAATCCACTCGACAAAGCTACGTTTTAATTATACAATATATATGAGAATAAAGAGAACATTGGAGGTTGAGCAAAATGCCATTCATCGATACTGGTGAACTGTTTGAAATTGGCGGTATTACCATCCATATAGGAGTCAACGCTTTTTCGGTACTCATGCTGATGATTGCGATCGTCGGCGTATGGGGACTTGTGGCTGCAGTCAAGAACAGGAACCTGCTGGCTGTTCTATTCAGCTTTGCTACAGTCATTACATTTGGATTTTTCGCAATTGCTACCATCTTTACATACGGTTATCCGGATCTGGCACACTAGATCCATCCGCATGTATCAAAAAAGGCAAACCCAGTGTGGGTTTGCCTTTTTATTTTACTATATGGACAGTGTGGCCTCGGCTGCAGAAAGCTGCTTTTCAACCGCTTCCGTACCAGTTCCGCCAAGGCTCTTCCTTCTGTCGACTACAACTTTTGGTGTCAGTACAGTATATATGTCCTCATCGATGGACGGATGGTGCGCCTGAAATTCTGCGAGGGATAGATCCTTCAGATATTTGCTGTCGTTGATGCATTTCAAGACCAGTTCGCCGACCACTTCATGGGCCTTCCTGAACGGCACGCCCTTCTCCACGAGATAGTCGGCCAGTTCCGTAGCATTGGAGAAGTCCTTTTCGACGGTCTGTTCGAGCACATCCTCGTTTATCGTCATCGTTTCGAGCATCCCCGTCATGATGCGTAGGGATCCCGTAACCGTCGTCACTGCATCAAATACCCCTTCCTTATCTTCCTGAAGGTCCTTGTTGTAGGTGAGCGGCAGGCCCTTGACGAGCATAAGCATGCTTGTAAGCGCCCCTGTCGTACGCGCACTTTTGCCGCGGATCAGTTCAGCCATATCAGGGTTCTTCTTCTGCGGCATCATGGAACTGCCCGTCGTGAACTGATCGGACAGCTGGACGAAGTTGGCCTCTTCACTCATCCAGAAGATGATCTCCTCCGATAATCTCGAAAGGTGGACCATGACGAGACTGATGTTGGACAGCGTTTCGATGATATAGTCCCGGTCACTTACAGCATCCATGCTGTTCTGATAGATGTCCGAGAAACCAAGGAGCTCCTGGGTCTGTTCGCGGTCTATATCGAACGTCGTCCCGCTGATCGCACCGGCGCCAAGCGGTGAAAGGTCGATGCGCGCCAGTGAATCGTTGAAACGGTCCTTGTCCCTTTTGAGCATCCAGAAGTAGGCCATTATGTGATGCGAGAACAACACGGGCTGCGCACGCTGCAGATGTGTATAGCCCGGCATGACGACATGGATATTCTCCTTGGCAAGGTTGAGTATCGTATATTGGAGCGTCTCGATGCCCTCGATGATTTCATATGCCTTCTCTTTGATGTAGAGGTGCATGTCTGTGGCGATCTGATCATTTCTGCTGCGTGCAGTATGCAGCTTGCCACCCACTTCGCCTATTTTGGAGATCAGGGCATGTTCGACATTCATATGGATGTCTTCATGCTGGACGGAAAATTCAAGACGTCCTGCATCATAATCATCCAGCACCGATTTCAGACCTTCTATGATCTTGTCCCTTTCCTCTGCTGTAATGATGCCCTGCGCTGCGAGCATCGTAGCATGTGCAATGCTTCCGGTGATATCCTTTTCAATCAGCACCTTATCAAAATGGATGGATGCATTGAATGCATCCACCCACTCCAGGGCCTCGCCTTGAAATCTGCCGCCCCAGGCCTTCTTAGTCATAAAGCTTCACTCCGCTTTCGAGCATGGATTTCACTTTTGTCGGAAGTCCGAAGATCTCTATGAATCCAACGGAAGCATCCTGGTTGAAGGCATCTTCATTCGTGTAGGTCGCCAGTTTTTCGTTGTAGAGGCTGTTGTCTGAACGTCTGCCGGTAACAGTGACGTTTCCTTTGTACAATTCGACGCGGACTTCGCCATTGACAGGCTGCTGCATATCCTTGAGCATCTTCCTCAATGAATCGGACAGCGGGGAGAACCATAGGCCGTTGTATACCTGTTCAGCAAACTTCTGTTCGATGACCGGTTTGAAGTGTGCGATATCCTTCGTGAGGGTGATCGTCTCGAGATCATGTTTCGCTGTGAGAATCACTTTGGCACCCGGTGTTTCATAGACTTCACGGGATTTGATGCCGACGAGCCTGTTCTCGACGTGGTCGATTCTTCCAACCCCATGTGCACCTGCAATTTCGTTGAGCTTGATGATGAGGTCATCCAGGTCATAGGAGGCACCATTGATTGCAGTCGGGAGCCCTTCTTTGAAAGTGAGTACGAGCTCTTCTGCTTCGTCCGGTGCGTCAGCGATGTTGCTTGTGAGGTCATAGGCATCTTCCGGCGGCTTGTTCCAAGGATCTTCCAGCACGCCGCATTCGTTGCTTCTGCCCCAGAGATTCTGGTCGATGGAATAAGGGGAATCCAGATTGATTGGAATTGGAATGTTCTTCTCTTTTGCATAATCGATTTCTTCTTCCCTGCTCCATGTCCATTCGCGTACAGGTGCAAGCACCTTGAGTGTCGGATCCAGTCCCTGTATCGCCACTTCGAAGCGCACCTGGTCGTTCCCTTTACCTGTACATCCGTGCGCCACGTAGTCTGCATTCGCTTCATGCGCTATCTCGACAAGCTTCTTCGAGATGAGCGGACGGCTCAGCGCAGAGACCAGCGGATATTTCCCTTCATACATCGAGTTGCCGTAGATTGCATATGCAACAAACTCATCAGCGAATTCCTTCGTCGTATCGATGACATGGGATTCGATTGCGCCCATATCCAAAGCCTTCTGATGAACGATATCAAGGTCTTTTCCTTCTCCAACGTCCAGGCAGACTGCCACGACATCGTATCCTTTATCAATGAACCATTGGATGGTTACACTTGTATCCAAACCACCTGAATATGCCAATACCACTTTTTCCTTCATTTCGGTCACCTCTATAATTTTTTAATATTGATTAATGTAATGATTAGAATGATAGCATTATAAAGATTCTAAATCAAGCATATTTATTCATTTTTATGCATGTTTTATATTTTACAAAGGTTTTTCCTTTATTTATACTTGATTCAACACAGAAGGAGAGATGATCAATGAGATATGTATTCATTACAGGCACAACCCGCGGGCTCGGGCACGCACTGCTCGATATATTCAGGGAGGACCGCATCATCAGCATTTCCCGTTCGAAAGTTGAAACGGATATTGAACTGTATAGGGAATTCCATGTGGACTTCCTGGATGAGCAGGCATTGGAAGAGAAGGTTCCTGAAATATTCAATTCGATCGAGCCGGAAAAAGGAGATGAAATCTACCTGATCAATAATGCCGGCACTGTAAACCCGGTCAAATCGATCGCCAACATGGACGCACAGGGCTTTATGGACAACTACAAGATAAATGTCCTCGCCCCCGCCCTTCTCATGAAGGGGTATGTAAATGCCTTCAGTGACCTGCAGGCGGCGAAGCGCATACTTACGGTTTCCAGCGGTGCCGCACTGAACCCGATGGAAGGATGGGCTGCCTACTGCAGTTCGAAGGCCGCTGTGAATATGGTGAGCGATGTGCTGCGCCAGGAGATGGACCGCCTCGACTATCCGATCTTTACAGCAACCTACCGTCCAGGGGTCATAGACACGGACATGCAGGGTGAGATCCGTTCTGCTGATCCGGATGATTTCCCCGACCTTGAAACATTCAAAAAATATAAGGAATCCAATCGTCTCTATCCGCCGAAAGTGGTGGCCTATGTTGCCCAGCGCATCATCACCTCCGACAACTTCGGCTTTTCCGAAAGCTACAGCATCAGCGATTTCCTATAAAAAGAAGGGAGCACAATTGTGCTCCCTTTTTAATTATGTCAGATATTGCTTCACCAGACGCGCCGCACCATAAATACCGGCATCGTTACCGAGTTCCGCCATGACAATTTCGGTGTTCTCATATGCAGGCGGGAATGTGATCGGCCTGTAGTGCGCTTCTATCCGTTCCGTCAATATCCGGCCGGCGCGGCTGACCCCTCCGCCGATGATGAAGTATTTGGGGTTTGTTACAGCAGAGATGTGGCTGAGGGCGATTGCGATATACTGCGCAACTTCATCAATCACCCGGAGACCGAGCGCGTCGCCCTCCTGTGCCGCCTCCACGATCATTTTGGCCGACACGGTGCCATTTTCGATCGCCATATCGAGACGGGTGCCCTTATGTTCATGATGATAGAACATCGCAAGATTCTTCATTCCAGTTGCGGAAGCCACCGTCTCCAGGCAGCCTTTTTTTCCGCAGTTGCACTGGAAACGCTGGTCGTAGTCGACCAGCAGGTGGCCGATCTCACCGGCAGCGCCTCCATGTCCATGGATGAGCAGGCTGTTCGAGACGACGCCTCCACCAACACCGGTACCGAGTGTCACCATGACGACATCCTTGTGCCCCATCCCGGCACCTTTGAACTGCTCTCCGAGGGCAGCCACATTTGCATCATTGTCGACGATCGTACTCATGCCGCTCAAAGCCTCGAACTCTGCGGCAATCGGCTTGCGATGCATCCAGTTCAGGTTTATGGCTCCGTTCAGTATCCCATTATTGAAGTCCACAGGTCCCGGAACACCAAGTCCAACCCCAATGGTATCTTCAGGGCTGTAGCCTTCCGATTGGAAGGATTGATGGATATTCCCGAGTATCCTGCCACCTTCATCCGAAGTATCCGTTTGAATCTCCCATTTATGCAACAGTTCCAGTTCAGGTGTGAATACACCCATCTTGCATGTCGTACCTCCAATATCAGTTGCCAATATATGCTTCATGTTCATCCCTCTTTCCGTCGTTTCAAAATCAGTACTGCTTCTATATATTCTTCCTTCGATATGAGTCCATGGCTATACAATTCCTTTATTTCCATCTCCATGAGAGTGAGCATGTTCCCCATATCCTTGTCGTATACATAAATGCCGTAACGGAGCAGCAGCTTGTTGATGTATGTCAGATCCTTAGCCATTGTCGAACTCCTCGGCAATCTGCTTCAACTGTGGATCGTCTATCGTTTCCGTATTGAAATTGCCCAAAATACGTGCCATCTCCTCATAATTCCTCTCTTTCCGAAGCTGCATGAGCCTGTGGCGGGCAACCTGCTCTGCATCTGGATCGAGCTCCCAGCTGATGTCATGGAAATGACGTGCCTGCTCCATATCTCCATGATACTCGGCAATCAGCCCGAGGGCATGATAGGTGGCCGCCGTCTCGTTGTTCGTCCGTATGGATTGATTGAGGATATCGAGTGCAGCGTCGTATTCCCCCTCATCGATGTACTCCATCGCCTGGGTTGTCAATGGATGAGAGGATTCCTTCTGATGCATGACCATGAAGGAAAGCACCGATAGGCCGGTGAGCAGCGCAAGTGCTATGATGCGCCATTTGCTGCTGAACCTTTTAGGATGATAGAGCACACCCAGCAATGCACCGAACAGCAGGCCGCCGACATGTGCATAATGATTCACGTTCGATATGAGCTGGGAAAACAGTGAGACCACGATGAAGACGGCGGCAATCTGAATCAGCAGCCTTGTGCTCAGACGCCCGTTCACAAGGAGATGGACGACGATTATCGCCAGCAGCCCATAGACTGCACCACTCGCACCGAGTGAAATGCCTTCCGTCACGAACATCAGCGAGAACAGGCTGGAGGTGACTCCGGTGATGACATATGCAATCAGCAGCCGCCATCCGCCAAAGATGCTTTCAACGAATTTGCCCAGTATATAGAGTGCGAATATATTGAAGAGGAAATGGTCGACAGTGATGTGCAGGAAACTGCTGCTCAGCAGCCGGTAGAAGTCCCCCGCAATCACATTGTAATGGCTCAGCGCCATCATATATGTCAGGTTATAGGAGTCCCAAAGATGGATTGCTGCCAGATTGAAGAGGAACACCAGCAGGTTGATGCATACAAGCAGGTAGGTCATGGGTGTAAACTTGATCATGAACTTCTCGAATGGATGCCGGCTCATCAGCCTGCGCTGGTAATATCCTGCATCTTTCGGCTTCTTATACTGGAGGTCCATCCTGAAGAAGGGATTGTTTACGATGGACTTTGCATCCGTAATCCCCTTCTGTATGATCTTCGTACCGCCCTGCCTGTACTTCTTCACATGCTTTTCTTCAGCCATGTGGTAGCTTTCAATCAATGAAATATCCATGTCCTTTGAGAAAAGATGGTTCATATTCTCGAGGTAGTACATTTCCTCATCCAGCTCCTCTTCAGCGATATAGACGCTGGAGAGGCACATGAGTGCCCTTTTCTTGGAATCCTTCAGCCATATGGCATCGCGGGAATTGTCATACCTGAAGAAAGAATAACCTGTATAGCGTGAAACTTCGTAGGCGATATGCCATATATTATGCATCATTCTCCCTCTTCGCTTCTGCGTCGATGATCCGCTCCGGTGTGATCAGGAGGTCCACAGGTATGTCGTGGTGCTCCACAACTACTTCACCGAGCTGCTCCTCGAACAGCAGGGAAACTTTCAGTCCATCATAGTGGCTCAGGAACCTGTCATAGAAGCCGCCGCCATATCCGATGCGGTAGCCCTCTTCAGAATAGATCAACCCTGGTACGACGATGAGATCGGGACTGTTGTTTACATCTTCCGTATTTTCGGGAACACGCAGGTTCTTCTCATCCTTCGTGACTTTATCGAATGAGGTGAACCTGCAGAAGTTCAACTGCTTGCTGCTGTATTCGCATACGGGCGTATATACCAGCTTCCCTTGTCTTACGAGGTGGCTGATGATGTCATCCGTATCCATTTCGTGCGGCATGGCCAGGACGATGCCGACCGACCCGATATCATGCTTCTCTATATAATCGAGCAGCCTTGATTTGAGTGTCTCTTCATTTTCCTTCTTATATTGCTCATCCATGGAAGAGAGCGTGGATATCATTTCCTTGCGCAGAGTTTTTTTGCTCATTTTAATGCCCCATTTCTTATGTAGTAGTTGACATATCATATCCATTATAATCTTCATCACAGCAAAGAAAAAGCCATAGCCTGAAATTAGCGTACAGAAAAAAGATCCTGGAGTATTCCAGGATCTAGTTCATCTGTTTTCTGCTTTCGTGTTTGTCCCCCGTAAGTACATAGAAGACATGTTCCGCCATATTCTTTATATGATCCCCGATCCGTTCAAGGTATTTCGCACACAATTGGCTCTGCCCTGTCAAAAAGGCATCGGTCTCTTCAAAAATATCCGATGTGGTGATCTGGACGAAGAGTGCATCGATGTCCTCATCCCGAGTGATGATTTCTGTACACAGGTCGACATCGCTGGTGTCATATGCAGTCTTTACATCGGCCAGCATCAGCAGTGCAAGGCGCTCCATCGTGGACAAGCGCAGCAAAAGCCTTTCATTGGTGATGCGCACCCGCTTCCGCACCTCTCCCAGATTGCTGATGTTATCGCTGATGCGTTCGAGGTCATCGGCCACTTTGATGCTCGAAATGATGAGTCTGAGGTCTGTGGCTACAGGCTGCTGGGTCGTTATCAGGTTGATTGCCTGTGTATTGATCTCTTCTTCCAGCCTGTTGATCCTGAGATCGTCAGCAACCAACCGCCGCGCATCATCAGTGTTATCGCCTGAAAGTATGGAGGTGCTCCCTTTCAGACGGTCATAGCACTCATATCCCAGCGAGTTGACATTGTCATACAGCCTCCGCATTTCATCGGAGAATTTTCCGCGGTATGTCATACTTACCCGAACCTGCCTGAAACATAGTCTTCCGTGCGCTGGTCCTTCGGTTTCTCGAAGATGACATTTGTTCTGTCGTATTCGATGACGTGGCCCTGATAGAAGAATGCAGTGCGATCTGAAATCCTCGCGGCCTGCTGCATATTGTGCGTGACGATGATGATGCTGTAGTCCTTCTTCAGCTCCTGCATCAGATCTTCGATTTTGGTTGTGGAAATCGGGTCGAGGGCGCTTGTCGGTTCATCCATCAGTATGACATCCGGTTCAATCGCCAGTGCGCGGGCAATGCAGATCCTCTGCTGCTGACCGCCGGAAAGTCCATAGGCGTTATCACCCAGCCTGTCCTTCACTTCATCCCAGATGGCTGCGCCCTTCAGGCTTTTCTCCACCACCTGATCCAGCACCTTTTTATTGCGTATGCCGTGCACCCGTGCACCGTAGGCGACATTGTCGTAGATGGATTTCGGGAATGGATTCGGCTTCTGGAAGACCATGCCCACTTTTGTGCGCAGTTCCTCCACAGTCAGCGACTTGTCGAAGATGCTCTGATCCCTGTAGAGGATGTCCCCTTCCGTCCGGACGATGGGTACGAGTTCCGCCATGCGGTTCAGGGCTTTTATGAAAGTGGATTTCCCACAGCCGGAAGGCCCGATGATTGCGGAGATTTCGTTCCTGTTGAAGTCAAGGTCGATATTCTGCAGGGCATGGTTGTCCCCATACCACAGGTTGAAGTCCTTCGCCTGGAATACAGGCTGGGACTGCTGCACCGTCTCGATGTCCGCCGGATGTTCCCGGGTTGCCGTGTCATTTATTATTTTCATGTCTTTTTCCTCTTTTACTTTTGTCAAAGTCATATTAAAGCCTCCAGATTAAAAACGCTTAGAGTATTTATTCCTTATATATATTGCTACGGAGTTCATCAGGAAAAGGATGAACAGAAGCACGAGTATCGCTGCCGCTGTAATGGACTGGAATTCCGGATTCGGCATTTTGACCCATGAGAATATCTGCATCGGCAGGGCTGAGAATGTATCGAATACGCCTGTCGGTGTGAACAGCAGGATCGTCGGTATGCCGATGACGACGAGCGGCGCCGTCTCTCCTATGGCACGGGAGAGTGCCAAAATGATTCCAGTGATGATCCCCGGCAATGAGGCGGGGAGGATGATCCGGGTGATCGTCTGCCATTTTGTTGCCCCCATGCCGATGGATGCTTCACGGATGGAGGAGGGTACCGACCGGATGGCCTCCTGGGAAGCCACAACGATTACAGGCAGGATCATGAGCGACATCGTCAGTGCCGCAGCAAGGACGGAATTTCCGAGTCCGGCCATTCTGACGAACAGCGTAAGGCCGAGCAGACCGAACACGACTGAAGGAACGCCCGCAAGATTGGAGATGTTTATCTTTATGAAGTCTGTAAGCTTATTTTTTGGAGCATATTCCTCCAGATATAGGGCTGTACCTACAGACAGGATGATTGCGATGGGTGCTGTAGTTGCCATCAGCCACAAAGTACCGATCAGGGCACCTCTGATGCCTGCGTTTTCAGGGCGGCTCGAGCTGAAATTCGTGAAGAAGTCGGTCGTCAAGTAGCTCCAGCCATCGATGATCGTGTCGATCAGCAGGGTTGCCAGGACGACCAGTCCAACGAGGGTGCACAGAAGAAAGATGTACTTCAGCACCTTGTTGAGCAGAAGCCGTCCATTCAGTTTCTTTCCTATCGTCTTTTTATCAATCAGTTCCATCTTAATATTCCTCCCTGAACTTCCGTGAGAACCATTGTGCAATCACGTTCATCAGCAGTGTGAAGACGAACAGCGTCATGCCGACGGCATAGAGGCTGAAGTAGACGTCACTGCCATAGGTCGCGTCGCCAGACGCCACTTGGACGATGAAGCCCGTCATCGTCTGGAGGGACTCCATGATGTTCAGGCTTGCATTTGGTGTACTCCCTGCAGCAATGGAAACGATCATCGTCTCGCCGATTGCCCGGGATACTGCAAGAACGATCGAGGCCATGATGCCAGAAACCGCAGCAGGCAGGACGACCTTGAATACCATCTCAAGCCTTGTCGAGCCGAGGCCAAGCGCCCCTTCACGCATGGTATTCGGAACGGAACTCATCGCATCCTCACTCAGGCTTGCGATCATCGGGATGATCATCACGCCGACGACAAGCCCTGGACTGATCGCGTTGAAAAGGTTGACTTCAGGCCAGATGCCCCTGATCAGAGGCGTGACGAAAGTCAATGCGAAGAACCCATAGACGACAGTCGGTATGCCGGCAAGGATTTCGAGTATCGGTTTGATTGTACGGCGCACCCGGTCGCTTGCATATTCACTCAGGTAGATTGCGGCTCCGAGTCCGATCGGCACTGCAAATGCGACTGCAATCACAGTGATCTTCATTGTTCCCATGATCAGGGCAAAAATACCCCACTCAGGGTCAGAGCTGAAAGCAGACC
The sequence above is drawn from the Salinicoccus roseus genome and encodes:
- a CDS encoding DUF2626 family protein — protein: MDKLFKTLGFWTAMFAILFYVGDMMMMTLFFIAQTGFFILLGYMKLTERMYMYVFAAYLVFFFVGFTYFTTFLLEPSFGNQH
- a CDS encoding MBL fold metallo-hydrolase yields the protein MKIKVLPLGPLETNCYILEHEDEVLIIDPSGDADEIISAVEEGQTVKAVLLTHAHFDHIGALDEVASHFGVDVWIGREEQDWLGDASKNGSGKYRDMGLELIESSITPEIIGEGERRIGSFKFQVLHTPGHSPGSMSFLFEDFIVSGDVLFNGGIGRTDLYQANHLTLLNSIREKLYTLDDDLTVYPGHGPETTIGEEKTGNPFVRA
- a CDS encoding DUF2759 domain-containing protein, which produces MPFIDTGELFEIGGITIHIGVNAFSVLMLMIAIVGVWGLVAAVKNRNLLAVLFSFATVITFGFFAIATIFTYGYPDLAH
- the argH gene encoding argininosuccinate lyase, whose amino-acid sequence is MTKKAWGGRFQGEALEWVDAFNASIHFDKVLIEKDITGSIAHATMLAAQGIITAEERDKIIEGLKSVLDDYDAGRLEFSVQHEDIHMNVEHALISKIGEVGGKLHTARSRNDQIATDMHLYIKEKAYEIIEGIETLQYTILNLAKENIHVVMPGYTHLQRAQPVLFSHHIMAYFWMLKRDKDRFNDSLARIDLSPLGAGAISGTTFDIDREQTQELLGFSDIYQNSMDAVSDRDYIIETLSNISLVMVHLSRLSEEIIFWMSEEANFVQLSDQFTTGSSMMPQKKNPDMAELIRGKSARTTGALTSMLMLVKGLPLTYNKDLQEDKEGVFDAVTTVTGSLRIMTGMLETMTINEDVLEQTVEKDFSNATELADYLVEKGVPFRKAHEVVGELVLKCINDSKYLKDLSLAEFQAHHPSIDEDIYTVLTPKVVVDRRKSLGGTGTEAVEKQLSAAEATLSI
- a CDS encoding argininosuccinate synthase, which gives rise to MKEKVVLAYSGGLDTSVTIQWFIDKGYDVVAVCLDVGEGKDLDIVHQKALDMGAIESHVIDTTKEFADEFVAYAIYGNSMYEGKYPLVSALSRPLISKKLVEIAHEANADYVAHGCTGKGNDQVRFEVAIQGLDPTLKVLAPVREWTWSREEEIDYAKEKNIPIPINLDSPYSIDQNLWGRSNECGVLEDPWNKPPEDAYDLTSNIADAPDEAEELVLTFKEGLPTAINGASYDLDDLIIKLNEIAGAHGVGRIDHVENRLVGIKSREVYETPGAKVILTAKHDLETITLTKDIAHFKPVIEQKFAEQVYNGLWFSPLSDSLRKMLKDMQQPVNGEVRVELYKGNVTVTGRRSDNSLYNEKLATYTNEDAFNQDASVGFIEIFGLPTKVKSMLESGVKLYD
- a CDS encoding SDR family NAD(P)-dependent oxidoreductase; translation: MRYVFITGTTRGLGHALLDIFREDRIISISRSKVETDIELYREFHVDFLDEQALEEKVPEIFNSIEPEKGDEIYLINNAGTVNPVKSIANMDAQGFMDNYKINVLAPALLMKGYVNAFSDLQAAKRILTVSSGAALNPMEGWAAYCSSKAAVNMVSDVLRQEMDRLDYPIFTATYRPGVIDTDMQGEIRSADPDDFPDLETFKKYKESNRLYPPKVVAYVAQRIITSDNFGFSESYSISDFL
- a CDS encoding ROK family glucokinase, yielding MKHILATDIGGTTCKMGVFTPELELLHKWEIQTDTSDEGGRILGNIHQSFQSEGYSPEDTIGVGLGVPGPVDFNNGILNGAINLNWMHRKPIAAEFEALSGMSTIVDNDANVAALGEQFKGAGMGHKDVVMVTLGTGVGGGVVSNSLLIHGHGGAAGEIGHLLVDYDQRFQCNCGKKGCLETVASATGMKNLAMFYHHEHKGTRLDMAIENGTVSAKMIVEAAQEGDALGLRVIDEVAQYIAIALSHISAVTNPKYFIIGGGVSRAGRILTERIEAHYRPITFPPAYENTEIVMAELGNDAGIYGAARLVKQYLT
- a CDS encoding YqgQ family protein, with the protein product MAKDLTYINKLLLRYGIYVYDKDMGNMLTLMEMEIKELYSHGLISKEEYIEAVLILKRRKEG
- a CDS encoding rhomboid family intramembrane serine protease yields the protein MHNIWHIAYEVSRYTGYSFFRYDNSRDAIWLKDSKKRALMCLSSVYIAEEELDEEMYYLENMNHLFSKDMDISLIESYHMAEEKHVKKYRQGGTKIIQKGITDAKSIVNNPFFRMDLQYKKPKDAGYYQRRLMSRHPFEKFMIKFTPMTYLLVCINLLVFLFNLAAIHLWDSYNLTYMMALSHYNVIAGDFYRLLSSSFLHITVDHFLFNIFALYILGKFVESIFGGWRLLIAYVITGVTSSLFSLMFVTEGISLGASGAVYGLLAIIVVHLLVNGRLSTRLLIQIAAVFIVVSLFSQLISNVNHYAHVGGLLFGALLGVLYHPKRFSSKWRIIALALLTGLSVLSFMVMHQKESSHPLTTQAMEYIDEGEYDAALDILNQSIRTNNETAATYHALGLIAEYHGDMEQARHFHDISWELDPDAEQVARHRLMQLRKERNYEEMARILGNFNTETIDDPQLKQIAEEFDNG
- a CDS encoding 5-formyltetrahydrofolate cyclo-ligase, with the translated sequence MSKKTLRKEMISTLSSMDEQYKKENEETLKSRLLDYIEKHDIGSVGIVLAMPHEMDTDDIISHLVRQGKLVYTPVCEYSSKQLNFCRFTSFDKVTKDEKNLRVPENTEDVNNSPDLIVVPGLIYSEEGYRIGYGGGFYDRFLSHYDGLKVSLLFEEQLGEVVVEHHDIPVDLLITPERIIDAEAKRENDA
- the phoU gene encoding phosphate signaling complex protein PhoU, whose protein sequence is MTYRGKFSDEMRRLYDNVNSLGYECYDRLKGSTSILSGDNTDDARRLVADDLRINRLEEEINTQAINLITTQQPVATDLRLIISSIKVADDLERISDNISNLGEVRKRVRITNERLLLRLSTMERLALLMLADVKTAYDTSDVDLCTEIITRDEDIDALFVQITTSDIFEETDAFLTGQSQLCAKYLERIGDHIKNMAEHVFYVLTGDKHESRKQMN
- the pstB gene encoding phosphate ABC transporter ATP-binding protein PstB, which gives rise to MKIINDTATREHPADIETVQQSQPVFQAKDFNLWYGDNHALQNIDLDFNRNEISAIIGPSGCGKSTFIKALNRMAELVPIVRTEGDILYRDQSIFDKSLTVEELRTKVGMVFQKPNPFPKSIYDNVAYGARVHGIRNKKVLDQVVEKSLKGAAIWDEVKDRLGDNAYGLSGGQQQRICIARALAIEPDVILMDEPTSALDPISTTKIEDLMQELKKDYSIIIVTHNMQQAARISDRTAFFYQGHVIEYDRTNVIFEKPKDQRTEDYVSGRFG
- the pstA gene encoding phosphate ABC transporter permease PstA, which encodes MELIDKKTIGKKLNGRLLLNKVLKYIFLLCTLVGLVVLATLLIDTIIDGWSYLTTDFFTNFSSSRPENAGIRGALIGTLWLMATTAPIAIILSVGTALYLEEYAPKNKLTDFIKINISNLAGVPSVVFGLLGLTLFVRMAGLGNSVLAAALTMSLMILPVIVVASQEAIRSVPSSIREASIGMGATKWQTITRIILPASLPGIITGIILALSRAIGETAPLVVIGIPTILLFTPTGVFDTFSALPMQIFSWVKMPNPEFQSITAAAILVLLFILFLMNSVAIYIRNKYSKRF
- the pstC gene encoding phosphate ABC transporter permease subunit PstC; protein product: MSDYNIREMIDNKKGRRSTVFIEKAVPVILLLITSVSVLTTIGILVTLLSETVMFFTRVSPVEFLTSTEWSAFSSDPEWGIFALIMGTMKITVIAVAFAVPIGLGAAIYLSEYASDRVRRTIKPILEILAGIPTVVYGFFALTFVTPLIRGIWPEVNLFNAISPGLVVGVMIIPMIASLSEDAMSSVPNTMREGALGLGSTRLEMVFKVVLPAAVSGIMASIVLAVSRAIGETMIVSIAAGSTPNASLNIMESLQTMTGFIVQVASGDATYGSDVYFSLYAVGMTLFVFTLLMNVIAQWFSRKFREEY